TGGGCAGAAGAATGGCATACTTCTCCTGCCCTCCTGCCAGTTGTTTGATTCGTTTGGAAACATCATACCATTCGTCCCAAGTGCGGGGCGCATGATCATACCCTGCCTGCTGCAAAATGTCTTTGCGATAGAACAACAGGCGGGTATCGACATACCAGGGAATGCCAAAAGCCGCGCTGTCAATCAGGTTGGTTTCCCAGATGCCTGAGAAATAATTCTCCGCTTTGATCACATTCGAATGCGCTATCCAGGGATCGAGGTTCTCCAGCGCATCAAGCAGATGGAACTCAGGAATCCAGGTGTTGCCGAGCTGGCACATGTCAGGCAGCGAATTGCCGGCGTAAGCGGTGAGCAGTTTTTCGTGCGCCGCTGTCCAGGGTATGCCTTGCACTTTGACTTCGATATCAGGATAACGACGATGAAATTCCGGCATGAGTTTTTGTACATGTTCCCCCTCCGCGCCCATCGCCCAAAATTTAATAACAGTCTTCGATTCGATGGGAGCTTGACAAGCCAGAAACAACAGCGATAACACGCCGAGGCCAATTGCAGTCAAACTATAACCGCCGCCACGATTTGACCCTCTGAAAGAAACTCGTAAAAATTCAATCCTGGCTCTAAGCTTCGCAAGATTGCTTGCGAATAACAAGATGAAGTATTTGTACAAATGAAGATGGCTGTGTACGAATTCATTCATGGCAATTCTTGGTTTCCGTTTAATATGACAACTCGACCTTGGCGGGAAACGTAACAATCGTCACTGTATCGTTCGTAAAAGCCCTGCTAGTCTTGCGGTTCACGCGCACCGATTTGAGCGGCGTACCAAAAGGCGATTTAAGAACGATCCCGCCCTTCGGCATGCGCAGATCGCCGGCGATATGCACCACGACATTCCTCCCGGCCATTTTCATCGAGTAATTCAACACGCCGTCGTAAGTCGGTAGGCGCTCGACTTCAACGCCAACTGAATCGCGCACCCAATCTTCGAGAATGCCGGCGCCGATGACGAGCGCCTCATCGTCGGTTTCATACACGAACATGTTGCGCACGGCGCGAATGAAATCCGAGCCGACCCAGGTGTGCGGCATGTCGCCGATGAATTTTGTTTCCTTCGGATTGCGCCACACCACTTCGGCCCAATGATTCCATGCCGGCGGGCGTTGATCGCGCAAGAAATAGTTCAGCAGCTCGTGGGCGCGCCCCTTTTGTCCGAGCAAAATAAACGCGCCGATGTTGCGCACTTCGTATGGTGTATAATCCTTCCATTCGATTTTCCCGTCGCGGCGCTGCGAGAAAAACTGATAGTATTTCTCAAAAGTATTGTTGAGCTGCGGCTGTGGAATGTTTTCCAATTCGCCGCAGGGATCGAGGCCGATCGTCGTCGAAGTCGCATCGAAATCGCCCAACTCCACGCAACCTGGGATGAAGTCGATGCCTTTGTTCGCCATCGCCATTCGCATTGAAGCATACAAACATTTCTTGAAATCATCGCGCGCCGCAGCGAACTGTTCCTCATACTCACGCTCGCCCAAGATGGCGGCAATCATGGTCGCATCCTTCAGGCCTTTGACGCCGAAGAAGTCATCCCAATACGAGTGCATCGGTTTGGCGGAATAGCCTTCGTGGCTGATCGACTCGGGCAGCAAACCGTAGCACGCACGCTGCTCGGCCGTGCCGTTGAGATAAATTTCCGTTTTGCGTTGATCGCGCAGAAACTCGATGTACTCCACGGTTTTCACCACCTGCGGGAATTTTTGCCGCAGCCACAGTGTGTCATTCGTGAAGCGAAAGTATTGCAGCACCGCATAAATGAACTCGCCATGACTGTCGTTCTCCGGCACTGGATCGGCGCCGCGTGTATCGACTACGCACGGAATCTTGCCGTTGGGATATTGATATTGCGCGTACCAGTCGATGAACTCGCGCACTTCTTTTTGAATGCCAAAGCGCAGCAGCGCCGCCGACGTCAAAGCGCCGTCGCGAATCCACGAGCGATCGTAAGAGCGCGAGCCGGGCTGAATGCCGGCGCGGTCGCGATTGATGAGAATGTACGCCAGGTTCGAGCGCACGATGTTGATCAGTTTCTGCGCGGAAGCGGGCAGGCGAATTTCATACGTGCTGATTTTTTCTTCCCAAAACTTGCTCGTGGAGTGGCGTGCAGTTGCCGCCGCGTTCGGCATAGAAGTTGAGTAATTTTCATGAAATGGAATGGCGAGCGCGATGGACTTCTCTGCGCCAGGTGGCAAATTAAAACTATATTGCAATGCCGCTGAAGCGTAGCCAAAATGATCGGAAATTTGCCCCGCGGCAGGAAGTGCATCGCGTGAAATAAATTCGGTAACGTCGCCTTCATCAAAAACGGCTGCCCCAAATCCATCGGCGGGGCTTGACAGCAGAATTTTTTTCTTGTCGTTTATGACGATTTCACTGCCCTCACGACGAATCGTTTTTACTTTGACCGTGCCGCCCGGCCAATTCAGAAATTGCCACGGTGGATTGACTTGAAAAGGCCGGAGGGTGAGATAGAGGTGGCCGCGCAGCGTTTTGTTGCTGAGATTTTTTAAAACGTAATGCGTAAAGAGTAAAGAGCTATCGGGCGCGCCGGCAGCGAATGCGGTGATGTCCAACTTCAAATCATCGTGCGTCCTGGTTACGGTGGGAATGGGAAGATAGTTTTTTTCCAGAGATTGCGTAATCGTTGCGTCGTTCCATGTGAGCAGCTTGCCGTCGCAAAAGATAAACGGTTCGATGGAAAAACTGCTTTTGTCAACCTCGATCATGCCTTCTTCATTGATGAGCGCCTCTTTGGTGTCGTTGTTGACGCCCACGATGGTCCAATACGACTGCTCATGCTGCAAATATTTTGGGAAATATCCGCGCGGATAGTCAAGCGAAATGCGGCTAAAAAAGGCCTCGGGACTTTCGGCAAATTCAATCTTTTGGAATGAGACTTCGGCAATGGCGTAACCCTGCTGCCGCGCGCTGGCGAGCAAGTCGAGCTTGAGAAAGCGCGTTTGCTGATCGCGCAAATAGATGTAGCTTCTGCCGGGTTTGCCTTTGGCCACCGCATAAGCGGTTTCCCAAGTCTTGCCGTCCGGCGAAAGCAAGATGTGATAGGCGCGGGCGAAATCTTGTTTATCCCAATCAATAATCAAGCCGCCAAATTCGCAGTTCTTGCCCAGATCGAGGACGAGGGATTGTTGCTCCGGCTGCGCAGGGCTGCGCCATTGTGTTTGCGGGTTGCCGTCCAGAATCAGTTTGAGCTGGCTCTTGTTGCCGGTTCTGGTTGCCGCGCTGATAACCGGCGTCGGCAGCGTATCTGCCGGAGGCTCCAATTCTTGAAAAGTGAAATCATCGAGGTAGATTGAGCCTTTGCCGCCGGTCGAAGAAGCGACGAAGAACTCCACTTTATCAAAAGTTTTGAGGGAACGATCGGCTGTCGGTCCCCACGCAAAACTAATGTGCCGTTTTTTGATCCTAATACTTGTCCATTCAGTCGGAAACTCAAAGTTGCGTTGATTCAGCCACCAAACGTTGTCGCCGCTGGCATCGACCAGCTTGAACTCGAGATTGTTGCTGGGCGCTTCTCCGCGCAGATAAAACGAGAATTGAAAATTCTCCGGCAGCACCAAGGGCAGTTGCTTTTGAATGCCGCAATAACCCGCGCCAGTCACGAAGTCAAAATCGATTTTGATGCACTTGCCCGTGCGGCCTTCAACGAGCGCAATGTCAATGCGCACGCCGTCCGAGGCAATCGCTTTCCATTCGGTTAATGATTCAAAAGCGTCGAGCTGTTTGGTTTGCGCTAAGGAAATTCTACTCGAGAGTACGACTGCAAGCAAAACACAAAAAATTCTCTTATACATTTCCAATCCCTAAATTAGACAAACCAAAAAGCAAAAGTGCACGCAAAGACGCAGAGACGCCAAGATTGCGCAAAGCTTTTCTTTGCGATGCCTTTGCGCCTTCGCGGCTTTGCGTGAGTTCTTGGGGCAACAATTCAACTTCAACTGTTTTAAGAATCCACCGAATAGAGATCAATGATCAAAATGCACGCTCCGCTCCGCCGCCTGCCACAAGCCGCTGCGCCGCAACGGAATCGCGGCGGCTTTCTTTTCTTCCAGCCAATCGAATATTCTCTTACGCATGGCCTCGATCAAGCCTTTGTGTTCGGGGCGACCGATCAAGTTCACCATTTCATGCGGATCATTTTGCAGGTCATACAATTCATCAATATCCCAAATGCCGTGATAGGTGATGTATTTGTATTGCGCCGTGCGAATGCCGAGCATCGTGGGCGTGTGCGGGAATGGGCGCTCCCAAAAGTAGAAATAAAAAACCGCGTCGCGCCACGGCGTTTTCTCGCCTTTCAGCAAAGATAAGAACGATTTGCCTTCCATATTGTCCGGCGCTTGATAACCGGCGGCCTCCAAAATCGTCGGCGCGAAATCGACGTTTTGAATGAACTCGCCGATTTTCGTGTTGGGCTTGATCAATTCCGGGCAATGTGCGAGCAAGGGGATGCGCATGGACTCTTCGTACATTTGGCGTTTGTCGATCAAGCCATGCTCGCCGAAGGAAAAGCCGTTGTCGCTGGTGTAAAGAATCAGCGTCGATTCCAACAAGCCGTTTTTCTTCAATGTGTCAAGCAAGCGGCCGATGCTGTCATCCACGGCGAGCAGCGTCTCGCAATAACGGCGATAGAACGTATCGAAATCCATTTCGCCGTGATACATGTGATCCACGCCGTGCCAACTGTTGCGTTGCGCGCGCACCCAGGCCGGCTTGTTGTGATAGTTTGCCTCGGTGTTTGCCATGGTTGCGGGATATTCGAGCGCTGCTTTTTCATATTTGCCAAGATGCCGCTTGGCCGGCTCGAACATGGCATGCACGGCTTTATGTGAGAGATAAAGAAAGAAACGATCTTTGCGCTGCGTGTTGATCCAATCTACCGCGTAATCCATCAGCAGATCAGTGATGTAGCCCGGGTGCTTTTTGCGTATGCCATCAATATTGAATTCGGGATCGTAATACACGCCCTGGCCGGGAAAACTCACCCAGCGGTTGAAGCCCGGTTGTGGCTCGTCGCTGTGATGGCCCATGTGCCATTTGCCGATAAATGCCGTTTTGTATCCCGCCTCCTGCAAATAGGTTGGAAAGAAAACATTGCCGGGCGGCATCGGGCTGTCATTGTCAACCACGCCGTGCGCGAAGGGATATTTGCCGGTGAGAATCGAAGCGCGACTGGGCGAGCAGAGCGAAGTCGTGACGAACGTGTTTTGCAAATGCGCGCCGCGTTGCGCGAGTCGGTCAAAATTGGGGGTCTGTAGAAATTTCGGCTTGCCGGTGAAACCGAAGAAGTCGTAGCGATGATCGTCGCTGAGAATAAGAATGATGTTGCGCGGCTTGGCGTTTTCAATCTTTTTGAGAGAGGCAAACGAGGCAGAATTTAACCAAGGCAGCGCGGCGGCGCCGGCCATTGTTGCAAGAAATTTGCGGCGGGAATAATCCTGGCTCATGCCTTGCCCTCCTTTATCACAATCGTCTCAGCGATGCGGTCATGCACGGTTTGTTTGTTGGGGTGGATGAAGTATTGCAGAAATCCAAAGCCGAGTTCGAGCGCCGAAGCGCCGTAGCCGAGTGCGCGTTCGAGGGCATGCCACAGCGAAATGTGTTCGTGCGTCAATGAGACCACGCGAATTTTCATCAACCACTTGCCCGGCGTTTTGCCGTTGCCAAAGTAGGTAAACAAGCCAAAGTAGAAGACGAGAAAAATCAGGCTGTACCAATTGGCAAAATCAAATTTGAGATTGATATCCGCATCTAAATCTACCAACCCCAAATATGCTAAAAGCTTCGCGCCGAAAATCAGAATGAAGAGGAACAATAGGAAGGCAGCGAGAAAATCGAACACAAAAGCCACAGCGCGTTGTGGGAACGATGCTAATGGCACTCCTTTGATCTGATCGAGTCGTGCGGCATGTTGAGGTACGTAGGTTTGCATGGTTCTCCTATTTTATATTCTCCAACCACCCACCCGTGAACCCCGCGCGCTGCAAGCCTTTGACGATATACTTGTTCTTCTTCATCACATTCCACACAAAACCGTTGCGCAGGTTTTCGATCATGATCACAATCGGGCCTTGATCGATGCCGAGGTAGTCATCATCAAACCAACCGTTCTGCGTTTTTGGCGTGATATACGTTGGATTGAAGGAATCGAGGAAGCCGTATTTTTGAAAAAGCGCGTTGCCATATTTCGCGTGCATGGCTTTCAACGCCGGAATGCAAATCTCCGGCGCAAAGGCGATTGAGCCACCCGCAGCCGTGGGCGCAATGGTGCCGTCATCTTCAATCCAATCGAATGACACGCCGCGCGCGCGATACGACCAAAATTGACGTTGGCGGCCCGCAATCGTGAACGTTGTATCCTTCGGCCCGTCGCACGCAGTCCACCCCCAAATGTTCTCCGCATAATCACGATAGTGATGCGGGTTTTCTTGGGCGTAGACTTGTTGCGTGTAGGTCGCGCGCCGGGAGTTCGATCAAACTTCCGCCGCGCAATACGCGCACATGCGGCACGGACATCTTCTTGAGCGCGGCGATGGCCTGCTCTGCGCGGTATTCCTGAATGAAACCGAGGAAGGCATATAACGCGACGATCGAAATGATGGCGATGGTATTTTTGGTATCGCCGAGCAAACCTGCCACAACCGCCGCCGCGATCAGGATCAAGACCATCGTGGCGGTGATTTGCTCCCAGAGGATTTTCAGAGGGGTCCGCCCGCCGCGCTCGATAAGTTCATTTGCGCCGTATTGAGCGAAACGTCTCTGCGCCTCCTCCGCGGTCAGGCCTGAATCTTGGGAGGAGCCGGTTTCGTCCAAAGCTTGTTCGATTTCTATCGTGTGCCAGTTCATTTGTTTGCTTCCATATTCTTGATAAGTTTAATCCATTTTGATTCATTCATGCCATATCGGCTTGACAGGTTTTTAAAAACTTGCCAAGTCTTGTTCGCACATAAAAAGACCATCGTCAAAATATTGACGATGGTCTTGCCTTTTCAGAACAGCCGGTGGCGTCTCGCGCCACGTATTGACGACTGTGCTACCCGGTGTTCAGGCGGCTAATCCCCATCGGAGTATTTACCAAGTATATGGATAAAACGATTTTCGTGGTTAAGAAACCTCTTACTTGAGTCCGGCTGGCATCAAGGTGTGACGGCGATCCGCGAGGATTGCAGCGCGGTGCGGATCATCAAATATTCGGTGATGTTCTCGGCTGTGACGATACCCACCAACTGGCCTGCGTGGGTAACAGGCAGGGATGGAAAACCCGATTCCTGAATCTTCATCAATGCCATTTCGACCATATCGTAAGAGTCCACTTCCGGTGGATTGCTCCGCATCACCGCCGAGACGGCAATGTTTTGCCCGTGTTGGGTGAGGGCAGCCAGGAAATCATCGCGTGTGACCACACCTAGGATGCGTCCGTCATCGTCA
The genomic region above belongs to Cytophagia bacterium CHB2 and contains:
- a CDS encoding sulfatase, yielding MAGAAALPWLNSASFASLKKIENAKPRNIILILSDDHRYDFFGFTGKPKFLQTPNFDRLAQRGAHLQNTFVTTSLCSPSRASILTGKYPFAHGVVDNDSPMPPGNVFFPTYLQEAGYKTAFIGKWHMGHHSDEPQPGFNRWVSFPGQGVYYDPEFNIDGIRKKHPGYITDLLMDYAVDWINTQRKDRFFLYLSHKAVHAMFEPAKRHLGKYEKAALEYPATMANTEANYHNKPAWVRAQRNSWHGVDHMYHGEMDFDTFYRRYCETLLAVDDSIGRLLDTLKKNGLLESTLILYTSDNGFSFGEHGLIDKRQMYEESMRIPLLAHCPELIKPNTKIGEFIQNVDFAPTILEAAGYQAPDNMEGKSFLSLLKGEKTPWRDAVFYFYFWERPFPHTPTMLGIRTAQYKYITYHGIWDIDELYDLQNDPHEMVNLIGRPEHKGLIEAMRKRIFDWLEEKKAAAIPLRRSGLWQAAERSVHFDH
- a CDS encoding RDD family protein; the protein is MQTYVPQHAARLDQIKGVPLASFPQRAVAFVFDFLAAFLLFLFILIFGAKLLAYLGLVDLDADINLKFDFANWYSLIFLVFYFGLFTYFGNGKTPGKWLMKIRVVSLTHEHISLWHALERALGYGASALELGFGFLQYFIHPNKQTVHDRIAETIVIKEGKA
- a CDS encoding CBS domain-containing protein — translated: DDDGRILGVVTRDDFLAALTQHGQNIAVSAVMRSNPPEVDSYDMVEMALMKIQESGFPSLPVTHAGQLVGIVTAENITEYLMIRTALQSSRIAVTP